One window from the genome of Planococcus sp. MSAK28401 encodes:
- a CDS encoding Hsp33 family molecular chaperone HslO → MQNAIVKALINEEQIRLYFIDNSQLLRDIYALNQELPKPLKLMLGKTISAMSILSGTLKGNQRMSLQVTLSNTRHKIFAEAEANGNVRGYLNEELLRSSNIEEKSMQDLIGPSGMIRVIKGSEMNQFTSITDMPNQHITDDIANYFVQSDQTPTYLYSDIQLDNGASLLSSHALYAQLLPGAPPQLLSEVKMIVKANPDIFSKLNAEKASDSEEALTQLFGDAKIIGHCSSQFFCGCSKEMFYGMLYSLKEEEIKRSIERKEDIEAFCHICGKTYTFEQKEMQQLF, encoded by the coding sequence GTGCAAAATGCCATTGTTAAGGCATTAATTAATGAAGAACAGATTCGTCTATATTTTATTGATAATTCCCAGTTGCTTCGCGATATCTATGCCTTAAACCAGGAACTTCCTAAACCGCTTAAACTGATGTTAGGCAAAACGATATCAGCAATGAGCATACTCTCTGGTACGCTCAAAGGGAACCAGCGAATGAGCCTCCAGGTAACGTTGAGCAACACTCGCCATAAGATTTTTGCGGAAGCCGAAGCGAATGGAAATGTCAGAGGATACCTGAACGAGGAACTTTTGAGATCTTCTAATATAGAAGAAAAGTCGATGCAAGATTTGATTGGACCTTCTGGGATGATCCGTGTCATAAAGGGTTCTGAGATGAATCAATTCACCAGTATTACCGATATGCCAAATCAACATATCACGGATGATATCGCCAACTATTTTGTGCAGAGTGATCAGACGCCGACCTATCTTTATTCCGACATTCAGTTGGATAATGGAGCTTCCCTTCTTTCCAGCCATGCCCTATATGCACAACTGCTTCCCGGTGCACCACCACAACTGCTTTCAGAAGTGAAAATGATTGTAAAAGCCAATCCGGATATTTTCAGTAAACTAAACGCTGAAAAAGCGAGTGACAGCGAAGAAGCGTTAACCCAGTTGTTTGGAGATGCAAAAATCATCGGCCATTGCTCCAGTCAATTTTTCTGCGGATGCAGTAAAGAAATGTTCTATGGCATGCTTTATTCATTGAAAGAAGAGGAAATCAAACGGAGCATTGAGCGAAAGGAAGACATTGAAGCTTTTTGCCATATTTGCGGGAAAACCTACACGTTTGAGCAAAAGGAGATGCAGCAACTCTTCTAA
- a CDS encoding LysR family transcriptional regulator, translating to MNQALEVFVKVVEEQNFSKAAKQLHMTQPAVSQHIRSLETEMGVKLLERTNKYVRLNKAGEIVYHHAKEMTELYEKMQHLVEDLSSQAAGKLSVGASYTFGEYILPGIIAKLKVSYPNIKAAVTIANTAVIAEMVANHQLDIGIVEGRFKEKPKLQTEIFAEDRMVIFASLKNPLTQSKKAITIDQLAAQPWILREDGSGTREAAENVFQQHNFHPENIMEFSSNQSIKTMVEAGDGISLLSEWAIQKELKSVDLKVLDVKGMPHLREFAIITNSPFQTKALSVFIDLLRSNKEF from the coding sequence ATGAATCAAGCGCTTGAAGTGTTTGTTAAAGTCGTGGAAGAGCAAAATTTTTCTAAGGCCGCAAAGCAATTGCACATGACGCAGCCGGCTGTCAGCCAGCATATCCGTTCGCTCGAAACTGAAATGGGAGTGAAACTTCTGGAGAGAACGAACAAATATGTGCGGTTGAATAAAGCAGGAGAAATCGTTTATCATCATGCGAAAGAAATGACAGAACTTTACGAGAAGATGCAACACCTGGTGGAAGATTTGAGCAGTCAGGCTGCTGGAAAGCTATCAGTGGGCGCCAGCTATACATTTGGAGAATATATTCTTCCGGGGATTATCGCTAAATTAAAGGTCAGCTATCCAAATATTAAAGCCGCAGTTACAATCGCCAATACGGCTGTTATTGCTGAAATGGTCGCAAATCACCAATTGGATATCGGCATTGTAGAAGGACGGTTTAAAGAAAAGCCAAAACTTCAGACAGAAATATTCGCAGAAGATCGAATGGTGATCTTTGCCTCTCTAAAAAACCCCTTGACGCAAAGCAAGAAGGCAATCACTATCGATCAACTTGCAGCACAGCCATGGATTTTAAGAGAAGATGGCTCCGGGACAAGAGAGGCAGCAGAAAATGTTTTCCAACAGCACAACTTTCACCCGGAAAATATCATGGAATTCAGCAGTAACCAATCCATTAAAACAATGGTTGAAGCAGGGGACGGCATTAGTCTTTTATCCGAGTGGGCCATTCAAAAAGAACTGAAATCCGTTGATTTGAAAGTGCTGGATGTCAAAGGAATGCCGCATTTAAGGGAATTCGCCATTATTACCAACTCGCCGTTTCAAACCAAAGCACTTTCTGTTTTCATAGATTTGTTAAGAAGCAACAAAGAGTTTTAG
- a CDS encoding MalY/PatB family protein — MNSFEEIYDRKNSRSVKWDAMGEIYNLDETSDVLPMWIADMDFPAPSQVLMALQKRLDHSIFGYSLMCDECREAVINWQAKRNDWQINPEWLLFHHGIIPAIASIIETYTEKDDKILVTPPVYPPFFQLAQNQDRKVLYSNLVEQDGHYTIDFTDFEEKLKESSLFILCNPHNPGGRVWSIEELQKVIKLCSKYDVLIISDEIHGDLIVGPERYTPLAKIAGEESNRIFTCLAPTKTFNLAGIQVAAIVATDKEKRLKLEKHALAHGSGMLNSFASTALIAAYNESESWLEQMLSVISRNMDYAIKELKRQVPGIEVTKPQATYLLWINYRSLHLSEKEVMDLLLTHGKVALEPGSKYGEAGLGYLRLNVACPRPVLEDGVNRIAFALTKEKKQMMETKEDVL; from the coding sequence ATGAATTCATTTGAAGAAATATATGACCGTAAAAATAGCCGATCCGTCAAATGGGATGCAATGGGCGAAATTTATAATTTAGATGAGACTTCTGATGTTTTGCCTATGTGGATCGCTGATATGGATTTTCCTGCTCCTTCACAAGTTCTAATGGCTTTACAAAAAAGACTCGATCACTCTATTTTTGGTTATTCTCTTATGTGCGATGAGTGCCGGGAAGCCGTCATCAACTGGCAAGCTAAACGAAATGATTGGCAAATCAACCCTGAATGGCTACTGTTCCATCACGGCATCATTCCGGCTATCGCCTCAATCATCGAGACTTATACAGAGAAAGACGACAAAATATTAGTCACGCCACCTGTCTATCCTCCATTTTTTCAATTAGCCCAAAATCAGGACAGGAAAGTGCTGTATTCGAATCTTGTCGAACAAGACGGTCACTATACCATCGATTTCACAGACTTTGAGGAGAAATTAAAAGAATCCTCTCTTTTCATTCTTTGTAATCCGCATAACCCCGGAGGCAGAGTCTGGTCGATTGAAGAATTGCAGAAAGTCATCAAACTTTGCAGCAAATACGATGTCCTCATTATTTCAGATGAAATTCATGGAGATTTAATTGTTGGTCCCGAACGGTATACCCCTTTAGCTAAAATTGCTGGAGAAGAAAGCAATCGGATCTTCACTTGCCTCGCCCCTACCAAAACATTTAACCTGGCAGGCATCCAAGTTGCTGCCATTGTGGCAACCGACAAAGAAAAACGCTTAAAACTGGAAAAACATGCATTAGCTCATGGTTCTGGCATGCTGAACTCTTTTGCTTCAACTGCATTAATTGCAGCATATAACGAAAGTGAATCCTGGCTCGAACAAATGCTGTCAGTAATTTCCCGAAATATGGATTACGCCATTAAAGAATTAAAGCGTCAAGTTCCTGGAATTGAAGTCACAAAACCTCAAGCGACTTATTTGTTATGGATCAATTATCGGTCTTTGCATTTATCGGAGAAAGAAGTAATGGATCTTCTGCTTACGCACGGAAAAGTTGCTTTGGAACCTGGCAGTAAATACGGAGAAGCCGGATTGGGATACCTCCGTTTAAATGTTGCCTGCCCCCGTCCAGTTTTGGAAGATGGCGTGAACAGAATAGCATTCGCATTAACCAAAGAGAAAAAACAAATGATGGAAACGAAAGAAGATGTGCTTTGA
- a CDS encoding DMT family transporter, with translation MNQKTFFMAFITILIWGSTFAAIGASLEGGYEAGHLVLVRYLIASLLFLIYALFNRKQLKKPTKNDLLKIIILGWVGISVYHIGVTFGIQTIPAGTAGMLIGAAPIFTAVIAMLVLKERLTVLGWVGLGVGFAGIVLIAVGSSGSSFSLASGALFVLGAAIATSIFFVFQKPLLTRYNPIELTAYFTWAGTLPFFIFSPGLLDTLQQATAEAHLSAIYVGIFPACIAYVTWAKALSSGNASAVASMMYLEPAIAIAVAWVWLKEWPETLSITGGIVALAGVIIINALGRNKAGSKLGLNE, from the coding sequence GTGAACCAGAAAACTTTTTTTATGGCTTTTATCACTATTCTTATTTGGGGATCCACTTTCGCAGCAATCGGTGCCAGTTTAGAAGGTGGATATGAAGCCGGCCATTTAGTATTGGTCCGTTATCTTATCGCATCTTTACTATTTTTAATTTATGCTCTTTTCAACAGAAAACAGTTAAAAAAACCCACTAAAAATGACTTGTTGAAAATTATAATTTTGGGCTGGGTTGGGATCAGTGTATACCACATAGGCGTAACTTTTGGCATACAAACTATCCCTGCTGGAACTGCCGGCATGCTTATTGGTGCAGCGCCGATTTTCACAGCAGTTATTGCGATGCTTGTATTAAAAGAACGATTAACCGTATTAGGATGGGTTGGCTTGGGAGTGGGCTTTGCCGGCATTGTTTTAATCGCTGTCGGTTCCAGTGGATCATCCTTTTCTTTAGCCAGCGGAGCCTTATTTGTCTTAGGCGCCGCCATAGCAACTTCTATTTTCTTTGTATTTCAAAAGCCATTGCTTACAAGATATAACCCGATTGAACTTACCGCCTATTTCACATGGGCAGGAACGCTTCCCTTTTTCATATTTTCGCCTGGCCTGTTGGATACGCTTCAACAAGCTACTGCTGAAGCGCATCTATCCGCTATATACGTAGGTATCTTTCCAGCCTGTATTGCTTATGTAACTTGGGCAAAGGCCCTTTCTTCCGGAAATGCCAGTGCGGTAGCGAGTATGATGTACTTGGAACCCGCCATTGCTATAGCTGTTGCATGGGTTTGGTTAAAAGAATGGCCTGAAACTCTTTCAATTACAGGTGGAATCGTTGCTCTTGCTGGGGTTATTATTATCAATGCGCTGGGAAGAAATAAAGCTGGCAGTAAACTCGGATTAAATGAGTAA
- a CDS encoding putative sulfate exporter family transporter — translation MSSKHFSSNNSNFPDSPNMKAWISGVFFTFLIAFLGYLLAKAPGFDFIGQMACAIIIAVFYRQAFGYPSNIRTGITFSSKHLLRAAIILYGLKLNIDIVLSDGIGLLVRDVGVIVFAIVGTILLAKLFKADKNISLLLGVGTGICGAAAIAAVAPIIKAKDEDTAIGVGIIALMGTVFAISYIILRPFLPIGDIEYGLWTGTSLHEVAHVALAGAPAGEDGLALALLAKLGRVFLLIPVCFIFIVLTKRKNNGSEEKSSKIEFPWFLLGFIAMSILGSYVLGPVISIPAGLMEAVSVLTTWLLTAAMVGLGLNVSLRDLRERAMLPLAAMTIVSIALSVLTYFII, via the coding sequence ATGTCATCAAAGCACTTTTCATCAAACAATTCTAATTTTCCCGATTCACCAAATATGAAAGCATGGATAAGCGGTGTATTCTTTACGTTTCTTATCGCTTTTTTGGGATATTTACTGGCAAAAGCTCCCGGCTTTGATTTTATCGGACAAATGGCATGCGCCATTATCATAGCGGTCTTCTACCGGCAAGCTTTTGGATACCCATCCAATATACGCACTGGCATAACTTTTTCATCCAAGCATTTGCTGAGGGCTGCGATTATTTTATATGGGCTGAAGCTTAACATCGACATTGTGCTGAGCGATGGCATTGGCTTATTGGTCAGAGACGTAGGAGTCATTGTGTTCGCTATCGTCGGAACGATCTTGCTCGCTAAGCTCTTCAAGGCGGATAAAAATATATCCTTATTGCTGGGTGTAGGAACAGGTATATGCGGAGCCGCCGCAATTGCCGCCGTGGCTCCTATTATTAAAGCGAAAGACGAAGACACAGCCATCGGCGTGGGCATTATTGCGTTGATGGGAACAGTTTTCGCCATCTCCTACATCATCCTTCGGCCATTCTTGCCAATTGGTGATATCGAATATGGCTTATGGACGGGAACGAGCTTGCACGAAGTGGCTCATGTGGCACTGGCAGGCGCTCCAGCCGGAGAAGATGGATTGGCTCTGGCTTTGCTCGCGAAATTGGGCCGTGTCTTTCTTCTTATACCGGTTTGCTTCATTTTTATTGTTCTCACGAAGCGAAAAAATAATGGCTCGGAAGAAAAAAGCAGTAAGATTGAATTTCCCTGGTTTCTTCTTGGATTCATTGCAATGAGTATACTTGGCAGTTATGTACTGGGTCCTGTCATTTCCATACCAGCCGGCTTGATGGAAGCTGTTTCTGTTTTAACAACTTGGCTGTTGACTGCTGCTATGGTAGGTTTGGGACTGAACGTAAGTCTGCGGGATTTACGGGAACGTGCTATGCTTCCCTTGGCTGCAATGACCATCGTTTCTATTGCATTATCGGTATTGACGTACTTCATAATTTAA
- a CDS encoding type II toxin-antitoxin system RelE family toxin — protein sequence MYQLEWTQYSKEDYEQLDGSQKIFVNKALDRIKLRGMEAGQSLHGNLAQCNKLKNKKMGLRIIFREAEGTIQVIQIVAIGKRDKEKIYKMAEERLD from the coding sequence TTGTATCAACTTGAATGGACACAGTATTCAAAGGAAGATTATGAACAGCTTGATGGCAGCCAAAAGATCTTTGTCAATAAAGCGCTGGACCGAATCAAATTGAGAGGCATGGAAGCCGGCCAATCCCTTCATGGCAATTTGGCGCAATGCAACAAGCTGAAAAACAAGAAGATGGGCCTGCGGATTATTTTCAGAGAAGCCGAGGGAACCATCCAAGTGATTCAGATTGTGGCCATCGGTAAACGCGACAAAGAAAAGATTTATAAGATGGCTGAAGAGCGACTAGACTAA
- a CDS encoding MerR family transcriptional regulator: MKEHWKVGEVAELAGLTIRTLRYYDQICLFSPSQYTESGHRLYTKADLVRLQPILSLKQMGMSLEEIQLLLSNPEEQTVAEILQTQISRVKKEIEVQQKLVAELENALSAARSNRTMSIPELTKLMEALKMNKEKYFSKQQLDTMESRYENADKQLLKQAEQEFNDLIKEIRLEKEKGASPSDEKVQDLAKKWNDIVNAFSEDDRTFRKQAEHFHAENPGNELQCEIDGELYQFINQALNHK; the protein is encoded by the coding sequence ATGAAGGAACATTGGAAAGTCGGAGAAGTTGCCGAATTGGCGGGTTTAACGATTCGAACTTTACGCTATTACGATCAAATCTGTTTATTTTCACCTTCTCAGTATACGGAGTCAGGGCATCGGCTTTACACGAAAGCAGATTTGGTCCGTCTTCAGCCCATTTTGTCCTTAAAGCAGATGGGCATGTCGTTAGAAGAAATACAACTTCTGTTGTCTAATCCGGAGGAACAAACCGTTGCGGAGATTTTGCAAACCCAAATTTCTCGCGTCAAAAAAGAGATAGAGGTTCAGCAAAAACTAGTAGCAGAGCTGGAAAATGCGTTATCGGCTGCGCGCAGCAATCGGACCATGTCGATTCCAGAACTTACTAAATTAATGGAGGCGCTGAAAATGAATAAGGAAAAATACTTTTCGAAGCAGCAATTGGATACCATGGAAAGCAGATATGAGAATGCTGATAAACAACTCTTAAAGCAGGCCGAGCAAGAGTTTAACGATCTTATCAAGGAAATACGTTTGGAAAAAGAAAAAGGCGCTTCTCCTTCCGATGAAAAAGTACAAGATTTAGCGAAAAAATGGAATGACATCGTGAATGCCTTTTCCGAAGACGATAGGACTTTCCGCAAGCAAGCCGAACATTTCCACGCCGAAAACCCAGGGAACGAACTGCAATGTGAAATAGATGGCGAGCTATACCAATTTATCAACCAAGCATTAAACCATAAGTGA